The Lathyrus oleraceus cultivar Zhongwan6 chromosome 5, CAAS_Psat_ZW6_1.0, whole genome shotgun sequence genome includes the window GAAGATTTATACAAACAAAAAGGAGATAAAGAAAGCAACTAAAAATATTGTCACAAGATAGAGGATCATATACATTTAAAAACTTACATGACCAAGAAGGTTTAGATGATGTAGAGGGTCACAAAATCCGCGATTCTTCCTGCCGCTAATTATCTCAAGTACCACAACTCCAAAGCTAAAAACATCAGATTTTATTGAAAAAGATCCATGCACTGCATATTCTGGAGGCATATATCCACTGCAAAAAAAAGATACAGTGAAGTTAAGaagagaaaaaaatattaaaagggGTTGTCAGTTGTCACATAACAGAACTGAAGTTTTAAATAACTTTTCATTACGTGCAACATACAATACTAGTAACATAACTTCTCGTAGAAACTAAAACCAAAATCGATGTAAACTAAAGAGACTAGAGAGTTCTTAAGCCATAAATAGAAATAAGTTATTCGAAATTACTATGTTCCCATCACTCTATTTGTGTTAGCCTCGGCTTGATCTCCCATAAATGATCTGGCTAAACCAAAATCTGATATCTTTGGGATCATATCAATATCGAGAAGAATATTGCTTGTCTTGAGATCTCTATGTATGATTCTAAGTGTAGAATCCTGATGGAGATACAGCAGCCCCCGAGCAATCCCGTCAATAATCTCCAAGCGCTTTGTCCAGTTTAGTAATTTGCTTCGCGTAGTATCTATAACAAATGACACATTCTTAAGTTAGGATGAAAACTACATTATGCAAGAGAAAAACTTAGAGCAATAAATTTGGTTGGTGTGAAAGTTCGAACCGAAAATAAAGTAATCCAAGCTTCTGTTGGGCATGAACTCGTAGATCAACAACTTTTCATCATGTTGAATAGAACAACCGAGAAGTTTTACAAGATTTCGATGCTGAAGTGTTGCCATCAATTTCACTTCATTTTTGAACTCCTCAGTTCCTTGTCCTGATGTTTCAGATAGCCTCTTAACAGCAATCTCTTGGCCATCTACCAATATGCCCTAGTATTATTTCTAGAAATTTTAGTACTTCTAATACTTTCCCAAATAAGGGGATAAATTAACTTGGTAACCAAGACTTTACCTTGTACACTGGTCCAAAACCACCTTCTCCTAACTTGTTTCTGTTAGAGAAGTGATTTGTTGCATTAGTGATGGTTGAAAAATCAAATATTGTTGCCAAATCACCATCCTCCTTCTCCTTCTTGTGTGATAACTTTTTTATAACTCCTGAAGTAACAACTCAAGAGGTTTAACGATAACAAAGCAATCAAACTTTAAGTTGTAACTATTTGAGTACTATTTAAGCACATCATAAACATTTAACATTTACTTATCAAAATTTTATCACCTTGCTTACCAAGCTTCTTTTTAGATGCTAATGTGACCCATATAATAACGATAAGTCCTATAACGAATGCAATAACTCCTGCAAGAGTACCAACACGCTTCAAGTTCCTCTTATTCTTTATTTGATCTGGGATTGAAGTAAATGTCAGTCAAAAAAACAGGCATATAAATAAGCTTTACCAAACAAAGGAAAATGACATCTATAGAGGGAATGAAAATACCAAATTCTGAAGATGCCAGTCGTATGTAAATATCTTGTCCTTGGTCTGGATGTCTTCTCATGTCCACAATGTTGTCAAACCAAAGTAAGCAGCCAGTACCACCATATCTGATATCCAAATTTGCATACGCGGTGCAAGAACAGTTTTTCAAACACACTGTCTTGCATTCCTCAAGGCTCAAGCTCTTGTCGAACCATGATGATGACGTATCCGGCAACTTCATGTTTGTGTACTTAAAAAATCCATCTCCATGGAGACAATTTAAATTTGTTTTCCTTACGCACCCATCAGACCAATCCGATGACTCCCACTTCGGTTTAAATTTTGGCATGAAACCTTCCAAGCATTCACATATTGGAAAGTCGTTAATATTGCAGTTAGAGTTGATACCACACAAGACATAATCATCACACTGGTCTATAGGACGAGAAGATATAGCCTCCCAAATTTGTGTC containing:
- the LOC127085749 gene encoding G-type lectin S-receptor-like serine/threonine-protein kinase At4g27290 isoform X1, producing the protein MEYHNKVILLMVCTFFFCSTPTFSKRNTFTTIAPNQFIQYSDTLVSAARIFEAGFFNFGDPQRQYFGIWYKSISPRTIVWVANRDTPVHNSTGLLKLNDQGNLVILDDSKGVVWSSNSSRIVVKPPLVQLLDSGNLVVKDANSTGNFFWESFDYPGNTFLAGMKLKSNLVTGPYRYLTSWRSPEDPAEGECSYRIDTHGFPQLVNAKGARFLYRGGSWNGFLFTGVSWQRMHRVLNFSVVFTDKEISYQYETLISSTVTRLVLDSYGNSQRLVWSDRTQIWEAISSRPIDQCDDYVLCGINSNCNINDFPICECLEGFMPKFKPKWESSDWSDGCVRKTNLNCLHGDGFFKYTNMKLPDTSSSWFDKSLSLEECKTVCLKNCSCTAYANLDIRYGGTGCLLWFDNIVDMRRHPDQGQDIYIRLASSEFDQIKNKRNLKRVGTLAGVIAFVIGLIVIIWVTLASKKKLGKQGVIKKLSHKKEKEDGDLATIFDFSTITNATNHFSNRNKLGEGGFGPVYKGILVDGQEIAVKRLSETSGQGTEEFKNEVKLMATLQHRNLVKLLGCSIQHDEKLLIYEFMPNRSLDYFIFDTTRSKLLNWTKRLEIIDGIARGLLYLHQDSTLRIIHRDLKTSNILLDIDMIPKISDFGLARSFMGDQAEANTNRVMGTYGYMPPEYAVHGSFSIKSDVFSFGVVVLEIISGRKNRGFCDPLHHLNLLGHAWRLWIEGRPHELMDEVLYDATICSEIIRFIPVGLLCVQQKPENRPNMSSVVFMLKGGKLLPKPSKPGFYAGRDFTSSTESSSKEGSINEASISLLEAR
- the LOC127085749 gene encoding G-type lectin S-receptor-like serine/threonine-protein kinase At4g27290 isoform X2 — translated: MEYHNKVILLMVCTFFFCSTPTFSKRNTFTTIAPNQFIQYSDTLVSAARIFEAGFFNFGDPQRQYFGIWYKSISPRTIVWVANRDTPVHNSTGLLKLNDQGNLVILDDSKGVVWSSNSSRIVVKPPLVQLLDSGNLVVKDANSTGNFFWESFDYPGNTFLAGMKLKSNLVTGPYRYLTSWRSPEDPAEGECSYRIDTHGFPQLVNAKGARFLYRGGSWNGFLFTGVSWQRMHRVLNFSVVFTDKEISYQYETLISSTVTRLVLDSYGNSQRLVWSDRTQIWEAISSRPIDQCDDYVLCGINSNCNINDFPICECLEGFMPKFKPKWESSDWSDGCVRKTNLNCLHGDGFFKYTNMKLPDTSSSWFDKSLSLEECKTVCLKNCSCTAYANLDIRYGGTGCLLWFDNIVDMRRHPDQGQDIYIRLASSEFDQIKNKRNLKRVGTLAGVIAFVIGLIVIIWVTLASKKKLGVIKKLSHKKEKEDGDLATIFDFSTITNATNHFSNRNKLGEGGFGPVYKGILVDGQEIAVKRLSETSGQGTEEFKNEVKLMATLQHRNLVKLLGCSIQHDEKLLIYEFMPNRSLDYFIFDTTRSKLLNWTKRLEIIDGIARGLLYLHQDSTLRIIHRDLKTSNILLDIDMIPKISDFGLARSFMGDQAEANTNRVMGTYGYMPPEYAVHGSFSIKSDVFSFGVVVLEIISGRKNRGFCDPLHHLNLLGHAWRLWIEGRPHELMDEVLYDATICSEIIRFIPVGLLCVQQKPENRPNMSSVVFMLKGGKLLPKPSKPGFYAGRDFTSSTESSSKEGSINEASISLLEAR